The Bifidobacterium actinocoloniiforme DSM 22766 genomic sequence AGTTGATGCCATGGAGGAACATGTTGATGCGTGCCAGGTTGTAGGTGGTCAGATTGATTTCCTGACCGAAGAAACCTCGATGGACGTTCCTCTCTCCTAAGACCTTGGCAAACTGGAGCAGGAGGGAACCGGACCCGCACGCCGGATCATAGACCCCATCCACCTCGGTCTTGCCGACCACGGTGATGCGGGCCAGAAGCTCCGATACCTCCTGCGGAGTGAAGAACTCCCCACCCGACTTACCGGCCTGGGAGGCGTACATGTTCATCAGATACTCATAGGCGTCACCGAAAGTGTCGATCTGAGTGCCCTCATCGACTCCCAACTGCATGTCTCCGATGGCGTTAAGGAGTCGAGCCAGCTTCTTGTTGCAGTCCGCGACGGTGGGACCGAGCTTGTTGCTGTTGACATCAAGATCGTCAAAAAGGCCCTTGAGGTCATCCTCGCTGGGAGTGCCCACTGCCGAGCCTTCGCTGTTCTTGAAGACCCGCTCGAGCGTCTCGTTAAGATTCTCGTCGGTCTCGGCCTTGGCTCGCACGTTTGCGAACAGCTCGGAGGGAAGGATGTAGAAGCCCTTCTCCTGTACCGTGTCAGCCCGTCCGAATTCAGCCTCATCGTCAGTGATCTTGGCGTAGTCGAAATCAGTGTTGCCGGCTTCGCGCTCGCCCTTGTTGAGGTAGACCGTCAGATTCTCCGAGATGAAGCGATAGAACAGCAGGCCCAGCACATAGGATTTGAAATCCCAGCCGTCCACTGACCCACGCAGCTCATTGGCCATCTTCCAAATCGTCTTATGCAGCTCTGCACGCTCTGCTTCCTTGGAGCCACGCGCCATCTAGTCCTTCTTCCCTTATAAGTCGATACCTCATCGTTCAAATGGATTGGAGTAGACCCAACCGAACAACAGAGTTCAGAATAAGGTCATCTTATGACTTGTTAGCTTTTTACCGTAGTTGGCTCCTCCTTCTCCCAGCCCATACGCGCCGGGAAGGGCGGCGGGGTAGTCAGGCGCCGAGTTCTTTCCAATATGCTTCGGTGGGTTCTTAGATGGATTGTTCGGCGGACTAGAATAATTGCGAAGCCTGCTCCCTGGGCCCGGCCCCATGAGCCCACGAACTTTGACTGGATTCCGGCCTGCTCCTTAACGGTCGTCTGACTTCTTGCGGGGCTGGCCAACGCACGCCTGGCGATCGCCGCAAGTCGGCGGCACTTGCTTGCCTGAGCCTTGTGTCGGCGAAACATTAAGGGGACGCATTCACTCAGCTCGAGTTTCCTCCTCCGTCGGTGAATTGACGGTCTTCGAGCATGGCCGGTGGGGGTCTGGGAAGGCTCCGCAAGGCAAAGCTGATCCGCCTTGGTTCGCCAGGCTGCAAATATCGTCCGCGGTATTCGAGGGTCGCGCTCTGGCAGCCGCCTGGATTACGCATTCCAATCAGGAGTTCCCGGCACTGAAGGAAACCCAGGTGCACCGAGGTCCGGGGGTGTGCCATTAGGGCGCTGAATCACGACTAGCGGTGCGTGACTGCGCAGCCGCCGAATGCCGCAACTGTCTGCACGGGCCTCCTCCTGCCACCCGCGATGGAGCGCCCTCAGATTCAGCCCGATCACGGTGAAGCGCTTCCGAGCTCCCGTGGGCATCGACCGGACCTCGTGCTGACAAGACCCCGCGCTGTCCGGCATCACGCCTTCCAGCACAGGGTCACCCGCTAATTCCAAGGAATCAGCAGCTTATGCTTCCAAGGCGCGCGCACCAAGAAGAGCCTTCTCGGCGGCCAT encodes the following:
- a CDS encoding type I restriction-modification system subunit M, translated to MARGSKEAERAELHKTIWKMANELRGSVDGWDFKSYVLGLLFYRFISENLTVYLNKGEREAGNTDFDYAKITDDEAEFGRADTVQEKGFYILPSELFANVRAKAETDENLNETLERVFKNSEGSAVGTPSEDDLKGLFDDLDVNSNKLGPTVADCNKKLARLLNAIGDMQLGVDEGTQIDTFGDAYEYLMNMYASQAGKSGGEFFTPQEVSELLARITVVGKTEVDGVYDPACGSGSLLLQFAKVLGERNVHRGFFGQEINLTTYNLARINMFLHGINYEKFDLAHGDTLTNPAHWDDEPFEAIVSNPPYSIHWEGKNNPLLINDERFAPAGVLAPPSKADLAFTMHILSWLSTDGTAAIVEFPGVLYRGGAERKIRKYLVDNNYVDTVIQLPSNLFFGTTIATCIIVLKKSKRDNGIQFIDASDQFEHSGNQNKLTTDNRQQILDWYTQRKDVEHRTKLVQNSEIGENEYNIAVSSYVQPEDTSEHIDIHELNQRIDEIVKREQALRTQIDAIVADLEGSA